In Streptomyces sp. NBC_00414, a single window of DNA contains:
- a CDS encoding PepSY domain-containing protein, with protein sequence MKRNIVIATVTAAVLIGGGTATAIAVSGDDEAPTKKSDVRVSNDDTGRDDDADANDTDDNDADDKAEDKADAAEDRAAKDTGEDAEDKAENATDAKAAKVDAADAIKAALKNTAGTAVSADLDDEGTKHVWDVDILTNGGAWHSVQVDPATGKVVGSHVDRDDDGDDAAETAQIRDALKGSSVTAAEAAEAGAAKGTVTSVDLDEEGTDKAWEVDTTAANGTGSDWRVDAASGKITADRTND encoded by the coding sequence ATGAAGCGCAACATCGTCATCGCCACCGTCACGGCCGCTGTCCTGATCGGCGGCGGCACCGCGACCGCCATCGCGGTCTCGGGTGACGACGAGGCGCCGACGAAGAAGTCCGACGTGCGGGTGTCGAACGACGACACCGGCCGCGACGACGACGCCGATGCGAACGACACGGACGACAACGACGCGGACGACAAGGCGGAGGACAAGGCCGACGCGGCCGAGGACCGGGCCGCGAAGGACACCGGCGAGGACGCCGAGGACAAGGCCGAGAACGCCACCGACGCCAAGGCCGCGAAGGTCGACGCCGCCGACGCGATCAAGGCGGCGCTGAAGAACACGGCCGGCACGGCGGTCTCGGCCGACCTGGACGACGAGGGCACGAAGCACGTGTGGGACGTGGACATCCTCACGAACGGCGGCGCCTGGCACAGCGTGCAGGTCGACCCCGCCACCGGCAAGGTCGTCGGCTCCCACGTCGACCGGGACGACGACGGTGACGACGCCGCCGAGACCGCGCAGATCCGTGACGCGCTGAAGGGCAGCTCCGTCACCGCCGCCGAGGCCGCCGAGGCCGGCGCCGCCAAGGGCACGGTGACCTCCGTCGACCTCGACGAGGAGGGCACGGACAAGGCCTGGGAGGTCGACACCACCGCGGCGAACGGCACCGGCAGCGACTGGAGGGTCGACGCCGCCTCCGGCAAGATCACGGCGGACCGCACCAACGACTGA
- the mce gene encoding methylmalonyl-CoA epimerase, which produces MLTRIDHIGIACFDLDATVEFYRATYGFEVFHSEVNEEQGVREAMLKINETSDGGASYLQLLEPTREDSAVGKWLAKNGEGVHHIAFGTADVDADAAGIREKGVRVLYDEPRKGSMGSRITFLHPKDCHGVLTELVTSAPVESPEH; this is translated from the coding sequence ATGCTGACGCGAATCGACCACATCGGGATCGCCTGTTTCGACCTCGACGCGACCGTCGAGTTCTACCGGGCCACGTACGGCTTCGAGGTGTTCCACTCCGAGGTCAACGAGGAACAGGGCGTGCGCGAGGCCATGCTCAAGATCAATGAGACCTCCGACGGAGGCGCCTCCTACCTCCAGCTCCTGGAGCCCACCCGCGAGGACTCCGCGGTGGGAAAGTGGCTGGCCAAGAACGGTGAGGGCGTACATCACATCGCCTTCGGCACGGCGGACGTGGACGCGGACGCGGCCGGCATCCGGGAGAAGGGCGTACGAGTGCTGTACGACGAGCCGCGCAAGGGTTCGATGGGCTCCAGGATCACCTTTCTGCACCCGAAGGATTGCCATGGCGTCCTGACAGAACTGGTCACTTCGGCGCCAGTTGAGTCACCTGAGCACTGA
- a CDS encoding cellulose-binding protein — translation MSDTSPYGFELVRRGYDRAQVDERISKLVSDRDSALARITALEKRIEELHLETQNAQAQVSDAEPSYAGLGARVEKILRLAEEEAKDLREEARRAAEQHRELAESAAQQVRNDAESFAADRKSKAEDEGVRIVEKAKTDASQLRQEATKDAQSKREEADALFEETRAKAAQAAADFETNLAKRREQSERDLASRQAKAEKRLAEIEHRAEQLRLEAEKLRTDAERRARQTVETAQRQAEDIVADANAKADRIRSESERELAALTNRRDSINAQLTNVREMLATLTGAAVAAAGSPAEDEPITRGVPAQQSR, via the coding sequence ATGAGCGACACTTCCCCCTACGGCTTCGAGCTTGTGCGGCGTGGGTACGACCGCGCTCAGGTGGACGAACGCATTTCGAAGCTCGTCTCCGACCGTGACAGCGCTCTGGCCCGTATCACTGCTCTCGAAAAGCGCATCGAGGAACTCCATCTCGAAACGCAGAACGCCCAGGCCCAGGTAAGCGACGCCGAGCCGTCGTACGCCGGCCTCGGCGCCCGCGTCGAGAAGATCCTCCGCCTCGCCGAGGAGGAGGCCAAGGACCTGCGCGAGGAGGCCCGCCGCGCGGCGGAGCAGCACCGTGAGCTCGCCGAGTCGGCGGCTCAGCAGGTGCGCAACGACGCGGAGTCGTTCGCCGCGGACCGCAAGTCCAAGGCGGAGGACGAAGGCGTCCGGATCGTCGAGAAGGCCAAGACGGACGCCTCCCAGCTCCGTCAGGAGGCGACGAAGGACGCCCAGTCGAAGCGCGAGGAGGCGGACGCCCTCTTCGAGGAGACCCGTGCGAAGGCCGCGCAGGCCGCCGCCGACTTCGAGACGAACCTCGCCAAGCGTCGCGAGCAGTCCGAGCGTGACCTGGCCTCGCGTCAGGCCAAGGCCGAGAAGCGTCTCGCGGAGATCGAGCACCGCGCGGAGCAGCTGCGGCTCGAAGCCGAGAAGCTGCGTACGGACGCCGAGCGTCGTGCTCGTCAGACCGTCGAGACGGCTCAGCGGCAGGCCGAGGACATCGTGGCCGACGCGAACGCCAAGGCCGACCGGATCCGTTCCGAGTCCGAGCGGGAGCTTGCGGCTCTCACGAACCGGCGTGACTCGATCAACGCGCAGCTCACGAATGTTCGCGAGATGCTCGCGACGCTCACGGGGGCGGCTGTGGCTGCCGCCGGTTCGCCCGCCGAGGACGAGCCGATCACCCGTGGGGTGCCGGCTCAGCAGTCCCGGTAG
- a CDS encoding ABC transporter permease encodes MAATQVLRSEWTKIRSVASTLWTLSLAAVVTVVLGALISLLSKNEFDKMDAKDRLSFDPTYISFAGMSLGQLAMIVFGVLVVSNEYSTGMIRTSLSAVPQRGTFLFSKMAVATVLAFLVGLVTSFVAFFLGQAMLGSHKAAIGDPGVLRAVIGGGLYMTLIAVFSMGVATMLRSPMLSLGILMPFFFLISAILGNVPATKKIGRFLPDQAGSKIMQVVTPLDDDVPYGPWGGLGIMVLWVVLAVAGGYALLKRRDA; translated from the coding sequence ATGGCCGCGACCCAGGTCCTGAGGTCCGAGTGGACCAAGATCCGGTCGGTGGCGTCCACGTTGTGGACGCTGAGTCTCGCCGCCGTGGTGACCGTCGTGCTCGGTGCGCTGATCTCGCTGCTGTCCAAGAACGAGTTCGACAAGATGGACGCGAAGGACCGGCTGTCCTTCGACCCCACGTACATCAGCTTCGCGGGGATGAGCCTGGGTCAGCTGGCGATGATCGTGTTCGGCGTGCTGGTGGTGTCCAACGAGTACAGCACCGGCATGATCCGCACCTCGCTCTCCGCCGTCCCGCAGCGCGGCACGTTCCTCTTCAGCAAGATGGCGGTCGCGACCGTGCTGGCCTTCCTCGTGGGCCTCGTGACCAGTTTCGTCGCCTTCTTCCTCGGCCAGGCGATGCTCGGCTCGCACAAGGCGGCGATCGGCGACCCGGGCGTCCTGCGCGCGGTCATCGGCGGCGGCCTCTACATGACCCTCATCGCCGTCTTCTCGATGGGCGTCGCCACGATGCTCCGCAGCCCGATGCTGTCCCTCGGCATCCTGATGCCGTTCTTCTTCCTGATCTCCGCCATCCTCGGAAACGTCCCGGCCACCAAGAAGATCGGCCGGTTCCTGCCCGACCAGGCCGGCAGCAAGATCATGCAGGTGGTCACCCCGCTCGACGACGACGTACCGTACGGGCCCTGGGGAGGGCTGGGCATCATGGTGCTGTGGGTGGTCCTCGCGGTGGCCGGCGGGTACGCGCTGCTCAAGAGGCGGGACGCGTAG
- a CDS encoding acetyl-CoA C-acetyltransferase, producing the protein MSGTNNTTSVIVAGARTPMGRLLGSLKSFSGADLGGFAIKAALDRAGVGGDQVQYVIMGQVLQAGAGQIPARQAAVKAGIPMSVPALTINKVCLSGLDAIALADQLIRAGEFDIVVAGGQESMTNAPHLLPKSREGYKYGAIEMLDAMAHDGLTDAFENIAMGESTEKHNTRLGILRPEQDEIAALSHQRAAAAQKNGTFEAEITPVEIPQRKGDPVVFSQDEGIRAETTSESLGRLRSAFAKDGTITAGSASQISDGAAAVVVMSKAKAEELGLDWIAEIGAHGNVAGPDNSLQSQPSNAIQHALKKEGIGVEDLDLIEINEAFAAVAVQSMKDLGVSTEKVNVNGGAIALGHPIGMSGARLVLHLALELKRRGGGVGAAALCGGGGQGDALIVRVPKA; encoded by the coding sequence ATGTCTGGAACGAACAACACCACCTCCGTCATCGTTGCGGGTGCACGCACCCCGATGGGACGGCTGCTCGGCTCCCTGAAGTCATTTTCGGGAGCCGACCTCGGTGGATTCGCGATCAAGGCCGCCCTCGACCGTGCGGGCGTCGGCGGCGACCAGGTGCAGTACGTGATCATGGGCCAGGTGCTCCAGGCCGGGGCAGGGCAGATCCCGGCACGCCAGGCCGCCGTCAAGGCGGGCATCCCGATGAGCGTCCCGGCGCTCACGATCAACAAGGTGTGTCTGTCGGGCCTCGACGCCATCGCGCTCGCCGACCAGCTGATCCGCGCCGGTGAGTTCGACATCGTGGTCGCGGGTGGCCAGGAGTCGATGACCAACGCCCCCCACCTGCTGCCGAAGTCCCGTGAGGGCTACAAGTACGGCGCGATCGAGATGCTCGACGCGATGGCCCACGACGGGCTGACCGACGCCTTCGAGAACATCGCCATGGGCGAGTCGACCGAGAAGCACAACACGCGGCTCGGCATCCTGCGGCCCGAGCAGGACGAGATCGCCGCCCTGTCGCACCAGCGGGCCGCCGCCGCGCAGAAGAACGGCACCTTCGAGGCGGAGATCACGCCCGTCGAGATCCCGCAGCGCAAGGGCGACCCCGTCGTCTTCAGCCAGGACGAGGGCATCCGCGCGGAGACGACCTCCGAGTCGCTCGGCAGGCTGCGTTCCGCCTTCGCCAAGGACGGCACGATCACGGCGGGCTCGGCCTCGCAGATCTCCGACGGCGCGGCAGCCGTGGTCGTCATGAGCAAGGCCAAGGCCGAGGAGCTCGGGCTCGACTGGATCGCGGAGATCGGCGCCCACGGAAACGTCGCCGGACCCGACAACTCTTTGCAGTCGCAGCCGTCGAACGCCATCCAGCACGCGCTGAAGAAGGAGGGCATCGGCGTCGAGGATCTTGACCTGATCGAGATCAACGAGGCCTTCGCCGCCGTCGCGGTCCAGTCAATGAAGGATCTCGGCGTGTCCACGGAAAAGGTGAACGTCAACGGCGGCGCCATCGCCCTCGGCCACCCGATCGGCATGTCCGGCGCCCGGCTCGTACTGCACCTCGCCCTCGAACTGAAGCGGCGCGGCGGCGGTGTGGGCGCGGCGGCGCTCTGCGGTGGCGGCGGGCAGGGTGACGCACTGATCGTGCGGGTACCCAAGGCCTGA
- a CDS encoding ABC transporter ATP-binding protein → MIEVDGLTKRYGEKMAVNHLTFAVRPGIVTGFLGPNGAGKSTTMRMMLGLDRPTAGDVRIDGQHYDRLKDPLTYIGALLDAKAMHGGRSAFNHLLCLAQSNGIPRSRVHEVLDTVGLTSVAKKKAKGFSLGMGQRLGIAGALLGDPRILMFDEPVNGLDPEGIHWIRNLMKSLAAQGRTVFVSSHLMSEMALTADHLVVIGQGRLLADTSMADFIRENSRSYVRIRSPQRELLLDVLHRAGIVVVENGVGTLEVDGHRPEDIGELAAEHRIVLHELSPQQASLEEAFMQLTAESVEYHAHADTPFGDLPPTAAPPPHGGQPGPRWGNDWKKG, encoded by the coding sequence ATGATCGAGGTTGATGGGCTGACCAAGCGGTACGGCGAGAAGATGGCGGTGAACCATCTGACGTTCGCCGTGCGGCCGGGCATCGTCACCGGGTTCCTGGGGCCCAACGGAGCCGGGAAGTCCACGACGATGCGGATGATGCTCGGGCTCGACCGCCCGACCGCGGGTGACGTCCGGATCGACGGGCAGCACTACGACCGGCTCAAGGACCCGCTGACGTACATCGGCGCGCTCCTCGACGCCAAGGCCATGCACGGCGGTCGCAGCGCCTTCAACCACCTCCTGTGCCTCGCGCAGAGCAACGGCATCCCGCGGAGCCGGGTGCACGAGGTCCTCGACACCGTCGGCCTCACCTCGGTGGCGAAGAAGAAGGCCAAGGGTTTCTCGCTCGGGATGGGCCAGCGGCTCGGCATCGCGGGCGCGCTGCTCGGCGACCCCCGGATCCTGATGTTCGACGAGCCGGTCAACGGGCTCGACCCCGAGGGCATCCACTGGATCCGGAACCTGATGAAGTCCCTCGCCGCCCAGGGCCGTACCGTCTTCGTCTCCTCGCACCTGATGAGCGAGATGGCGCTGACCGCCGACCACCTGGTCGTGATCGGCCAGGGCCGGCTGCTCGCGGACACCTCCATGGCCGACTTCATCCGGGAGAACTCCCGGTCGTACGTGCGCATCCGGTCGCCCCAGCGGGAACTGCTGCTCGACGTGCTGCACCGGGCCGGAATCGTCGTCGTGGAGAACGGCGTCGGGACGCTGGAGGTGGACGGGCACCGGCCCGAGGACATCGGTGAGCTGGCCGCCGAGCACCGGATCGTGCTGCACGAGCTGAGCCCCCAGCAGGCCTCGCTGGAAGAGGCGTTCATGCAGCTCACGGCGGAGTCGGTCGAGTACCACGCGCACGCCGACACGCCTTTCGGCGACCTGCCTCCCACCGCCGCGCCGCCCCCGCACGGCGGACAGCCGGGACCTCGGTGGGGCAACGACTGGAAGAAGGGCTGA
- the scy gene encoding polarized growth protein Scy, translating to MRGYERQEREPAADVDHLSRFEAEMERLKTEREKAVQHAEDLGYQVEVLRAKLHEARRSLATRPAYDSADIGYQAEQMLRNAQIQAESLRQDAERELSQARAQTQRILQEHAEQAARLQAELHQEAVTRRQQLDQELAERRQSVESHVNENVAWAEQLRARSEQQARRLVDESRSEAEQALAAARAEAERVAAETRQRLQSDAERARSEAEALLRRARTDAERLLNAASTQAQEATEHAEQLRSSTASESDNARRQAGELSRSAEQRINEAEAALREARAEAEKVLAEAKEVAAKTLAGSESANEQRTRTAKEQVARLVGEAIKEAETTKAEAEQIVADARTKAEKITAEAEENARSLTAEETASQLAKAARTAEDVLNKASEEAKTTTKAASEEAERIRAEAEAEADRLRAEAHDIAEQLKGTAKDDTKEYRAKTVELQEEARRLRGDAEQLRADANAEGERIRSEARREAVQQIEEAARTAEELLSKAKADADELRSNATTESQRVRTEAIERATTLRRQAEETLERTRAEAERHRTEAVEQSEEIKADAERAAGELHEETERAIAARQAEAAEGLTRLHAEAEERLASAEQALTDARAESERIRREASEEIDRLRAEAAERIRTLQAQAEKEAERLRDEAASDASASRAEGESIAVRLRSDAASEAERLKSEAQDTADRVRAEAQAAAERLATEAAEALSAAQEEAARRRREAEELLGAARQEADQERERAREQSEELLASARNRVEEAQTEAVRLVEEADRRATEMVSAAEQTAQQVRDAVAGLHEQAQEEITGLRSAAEHVAERMRTEAQEESDRVRADAYAERERATEDGNRIRREARGEAEAAKSLAERTVSEAIAESERLRADASEYVQRARTEASDAIASAEQDASRSRAEARDDANRIRSDAATQADTLITETTAEVERLTAETNQEAERVRAESVAKAEKLISDATGDAERLRAEAADTVGSAQQHAERIRSEAQRFKAEAAAEADRLMSNARDEADDTLDKARKEANKRRSEAAEQVDKLITETTAEADKLLSESQQSAHKTTADAEAQADTMVGAARNEAERLLSEATVEGNSRVERARTDADELLIGARRDATAIRERAEELRDRITGEIEELHDRARRESAETMKAAGDRCDALIRAAEDQLKESEAKAKDLVSEANSEASKVRIAAVKKAEGLLKEAEQKKAALIAEAEGIRSEAVREARAAVEEGKRELEVLVRRRQDINAEISRVQDVLEALESFETPSSGKDGGVKAGAAAGATRSGGKPSEG from the coding sequence GTGCGGGGCTACGAACGCCAGGAGCGAGAGCCGGCGGCTGACGTCGACCACCTCTCTCGGTTCGAGGCCGAGATGGAACGGCTGAAGACCGAGCGGGAGAAGGCCGTCCAGCACGCCGAGGACCTCGGCTATCAGGTCGAGGTGCTGCGCGCCAAGCTGCATGAGGCGCGCCGCAGTCTGGCGACCCGGCCTGCCTACGACAGCGCCGACATCGGCTATCAGGCCGAGCAGATGCTCCGTAATGCCCAGATCCAGGCCGAATCGCTGCGCCAGGACGCCGAGCGGGAGCTGAGCCAGGCCCGCGCGCAGACGCAGCGGATCCTCCAGGAGCACGCGGAGCAGGCCGCCCGTCTCCAGGCGGAGCTGCATCAGGAGGCGGTCACCCGCCGCCAGCAGCTCGACCAGGAGCTGGCCGAGCGCCGGCAGAGCGTCGAGTCGCACGTCAACGAGAACGTGGCGTGGGCCGAGCAGCTGCGCGCCCGCAGCGAGCAGCAGGCCCGCCGGCTGGTCGACGAGTCGCGCAGCGAGGCCGAGCAGGCCCTGGCCGCCGCCCGCGCCGAGGCCGAGCGGGTGGCCGCCGAGACCCGCCAGCGCCTGCAGAGCGACGCCGAGCGGGCCCGCTCGGAGGCCGAGGCGCTGCTGCGCCGGGCCCGCACCGACGCCGAGCGGCTGCTGAACGCGGCCTCGACGCAGGCCCAGGAGGCCACCGAGCACGCCGAGCAGCTGCGCAGCTCGACCGCGTCCGAGTCGGACAACGCCCGCCGCCAGGCCGGCGAGCTGAGCCGCTCCGCCGAGCAGCGCATCAACGAGGCCGAGGCGGCACTGCGCGAGGCGCGGGCCGAGGCGGAGAAGGTCCTCGCCGAGGCCAAGGAGGTCGCGGCCAAGACGCTCGCCGGCTCGGAGTCGGCGAACGAGCAGCGCACGCGTACGGCCAAGGAGCAGGTCGCCCGGCTGGTCGGCGAGGCCATCAAGGAGGCCGAGACCACCAAGGCCGAGGCCGAGCAGATCGTCGCGGACGCCCGCACCAAGGCCGAGAAGATCACCGCGGAGGCCGAGGAGAACGCCCGCAGCCTCACCGCCGAGGAGACCGCCTCCCAGCTCGCCAAGGCGGCCCGTACCGCCGAGGACGTCCTGAACAAGGCGTCCGAGGAAGCCAAGACCACCACCAAGGCCGCCTCCGAGGAGGCCGAGCGCATCCGTGCCGAGGCCGAGGCCGAGGCGGACCGGCTGCGCGCCGAGGCGCACGACATCGCCGAACAGCTCAAGGGCACGGCGAAGGACGACACCAAGGAGTACCGCGCCAAGACGGTCGAGCTGCAGGAGGAGGCGCGCCGGCTGCGCGGCGACGCCGAGCAGCTGCGCGCGGACGCCAACGCCGAGGGCGAGCGGATCCGCTCCGAGGCCCGGCGCGAGGCCGTCCAGCAGATCGAGGAGGCGGCCAGGACCGCCGAGGAGCTGCTGTCCAAGGCGAAGGCCGACGCGGACGAGCTGCGGTCGAACGCCACGACGGAGAGCCAGCGGGTCCGTACCGAGGCCATCGAGCGCGCGACGACGCTGCGCCGTCAGGCCGAGGAGACCCTGGAGCGCACCCGTGCGGAGGCCGAGCGGCACCGTACGGAGGCCGTCGAGCAGTCCGAGGAGATCAAGGCGGACGCCGAGCGGGCCGCCGGCGAACTGCACGAGGAGACCGAGCGGGCCATAGCGGCCCGGCAGGCCGAGGCGGCCGAGGGGCTGACCCGGCTGCACGCGGAGGCCGAGGAGCGCCTCGCCTCCGCCGAGCAGGCGCTGACAGACGCCCGCGCCGAGTCCGAGCGGATCCGCCGCGAGGCGTCCGAGGAGATCGACCGGCTGCGCGCCGAGGCCGCCGAGCGGATCCGTACGCTCCAGGCGCAGGCCGAGAAGGAGGCCGAGCGGCTGCGCGACGAGGCCGCGTCCGACGCCTCCGCGTCGCGTGCCGAGGGCGAGTCCATCGCCGTACGGCTGCGTTCGGACGCCGCCTCGGAGGCCGAGCGGCTGAAGTCGGAGGCCCAGGACACCGCCGACCGCGTACGGGCGGAGGCTCAGGCCGCCGCCGAGCGGCTGGCCACCGAGGCCGCCGAGGCGCTGTCCGCGGCCCAGGAGGAGGCGGCCAGGCGCCGCCGCGAGGCCGAGGAGCTCCTCGGTGCCGCGCGCCAGGAGGCCGACCAGGAGCGCGAGCGGGCCCGCGAGCAGAGCGAGGAGCTGCTCGCGTCGGCGCGCAACCGCGTGGAGGAGGCCCAGACCGAGGCCGTACGGCTGGTCGAGGAGGCGGACCGCCGGGCGACCGAGATGGTGTCGGCCGCCGAGCAGACCGCACAGCAGGTGCGCGACGCCGTGGCCGGGCTGCACGAGCAGGCCCAGGAGGAGATCACGGGCCTGCGCAGCGCCGCCGAGCACGTGGCGGAGCGCATGCGCACCGAGGCGCAGGAGGAGTCCGACCGGGTCCGCGCCGACGCGTACGCGGAGCGGGAGCGGGCGACCGAGGACGGCAACCGGATCCGGCGCGAGGCGCGGGGCGAGGCGGAGGCCGCCAAGTCGCTGGCGGAGCGCACGGTCTCGGAGGCGATCGCGGAGTCCGAGCGGCTGCGTGCGGACGCCTCGGAGTATGTGCAGCGGGCGCGTACGGAGGCTTCGGACGCCATCGCGTCGGCCGAGCAGGACGCCTCGCGTTCCCGGGCCGAGGCACGGGACGACGCCAACCGCATCCGGTCGGACGCGGCGACGCAGGCGGACACCCTCATCACCGAGACGACGGCCGAGGTGGAGCGGCTCACCGCGGAGACGAACCAGGAGGCGGAGCGCGTCCGCGCCGAGTCCGTGGCGAAGGCCGAGAAGCTGATCTCGGACGCGACGGGCGACGCGGAGCGGCTGCGCGCCGAGGCGGCCGACACGGTCGGCTCCGCGCAGCAGCACGCCGAGCGGATCCGGTCGGAGGCGCAGCGCTTCAAGGCCGAGGCCGCCGCGGAGGCCGACCGCCTCATGTCGAACGCCCGCGACGAGGCCGACGACACGCTGGACAAGGCGCGCAAGGAGGCCAACAAGCGGCGTTCCGAGGCGGCCGAGCAGGTCGACAAGCTGATCACGGAGACGACCGCCGAGGCGGACAAGCTCCTCTCGGAGTCGCAGCAGAGCGCGCACAAGACCACCGCGGACGCCGAGGCGCAGGCCGACACGATGGTGGGCGCCGCGCGCAACGAGGCGGAGCGGCTGCTCTCCGAGGCGACGGTCGAGGGCAACTCCCGGGTGGAGCGGGCCAGGACGGACGCCGACGAGCTGCTGATCGGCGCGCGCCGGGACGCGACGGCCATAAGGGAGCGTGCCGAGGAGCTGCGCGACCGGATCACCGGTGAGATCGAGGAGCTGCACGACCGGGCCCGCCGGGAGTCCGCCGAGACGATGAAGGCGGCGGGCGATCGGTGCGACGCGCTGATCAGGGCCGCCGAGGACCAGCTGAAGGAGTCCGAGGCGAAGGCCAAGGACCTCGTGTCGGAGGCCAATTCCGAGGCGAGCAAGGTCCGTATCGCCGCGGTGAAGAAGGCGGAGGGGCTCCTCAAGGAGGCCGAGCAGAAGAAGGCCGCGCTCATCGCCGAGGCCGAGGGCATCAGATCCGAGGCGGTGCGGGAGGCGCGGGCCGCGGTCGAGGAGGGCAAGCGGGAGCTGGAGGTGCTGGTCCGCCGCCGGCAGGACATCAATGCCGAGATCTCCCGTGTCCAGGACGTCCTGGAGGCGTTGGAATCCTTTGAGACGCCGTCGAGTGGCAAGGACGGGGGCGTCAAGGCGGGCGCGGCGGCCGGTGCGACCCGTTCGGGTGGCAAGCCGTCCGAGGGCTAG
- the meaB gene encoding methylmalonyl Co-A mutase-associated GTPase MeaB, whose amino-acid sequence MQDVASLVAGAREGRPRAVARLISLVEGASPQLREVMAALAPLTGNAYVVGLTGAPGVGKSTSTSALVTAYRRQGRRVGVLAVDPSSPFSGGALLGDRVRMSDHASDPGVYIRSMATRGHLGGLAWAAPQAIRVLDAAGCDVVLVETVGVGQSEVEVASQADTSVVLLAPGMGDGIQAAKAGILEIGDVYVVNKADRDGADATARELNHMLGLGESRRPGDWRPPVVKTVASRGEGLDEVVEALEKHRAWMEERGVLASRRVARASREVETIAVTALRARIADLHGDRRLSALAERIVAGDLDPYRAADSLVEALAES is encoded by the coding sequence ATGCAGGACGTCGCCTCGCTGGTGGCCGGGGCCAGGGAGGGCCGGCCGCGGGCCGTGGCCCGGCTGATCTCGCTGGTGGAGGGGGCGTCCCCGCAACTGCGTGAGGTCATGGCCGCGCTGGCCCCGCTCACGGGCAACGCGTACGTCGTGGGCCTCACGGGGGCGCCCGGCGTCGGCAAGTCGACGTCCACGTCCGCGCTCGTCACCGCCTACCGGCGGCAGGGCAGACGGGTCGGCGTCCTCGCCGTCGACCCGTCGTCGCCGTTCTCCGGCGGGGCGCTGCTCGGCGACCGCGTCCGGATGTCGGACCACGCGTCGGACCCCGGCGTCTACATCCGCTCCATGGCGACCCGAGGGCACCTCGGCGGGCTCGCGTGGGCCGCGCCCCAGGCCATCCGGGTACTGGACGCGGCGGGCTGTGACGTCGTGCTCGTCGAGACCGTGGGCGTCGGCCAGTCCGAGGTCGAGGTCGCCTCGCAGGCCGACACGTCCGTGGTCCTCCTCGCGCCCGGCATGGGCGACGGCATCCAGGCGGCCAAGGCCGGAATCCTGGAGATCGGCGACGTGTACGTGGTCAACAAGGCCGACCGGGACGGGGCGGATGCCACGGCCCGTGAGCTGAACCACATGCTGGGGCTCGGCGAGTCCCGCCGGCCGGGGGACTGGCGGCCGCCCGTCGTGAAGACGGTGGCCTCGCGCGGGGAGGGCCTCGACGAGGTGGTCGAGGCACTGGAGAAGCACCGGGCGTGGATGGAGGAGCGGGGGGTGCTCGCCTCGCGGCGGGTCGCCCGCGCCTCCCGGGAGGTCGAGACGATCGCCGTCACGGCGCTGCGGGCCCGGATCGCCGACCTGCACGGCGACCGGCGCCTCAGCGCGCTCGCGGAGCGGATCGTGGCGGGCGACCTGGACCCGTACCGGGCGGCGGACTCCCTGGTGGAAGCCCTGGCGGAGAGCTGA